A DNA window from Ostrea edulis chromosome 5, xbOstEdul1.1, whole genome shotgun sequence contains the following coding sequences:
- the LOC130054962 gene encoding 52 kDa repressor of the inhibitor of the protein kinase-like gives MTSEVPSSSLPYKLNQQNQAQYQHNIKLLEKIVDAIILCGKQNIPLRGHKDDTTSDSSNKGYFLAILQLLAKHDEQLWSHLQKAKKNALYTSKTIQNEVIQLIGNYITDTREHPAIIKEEFLDFANIGRTSGETIADKLIEILRLLAIPIENMRGQAYDGAAAMASEKRGCQGRIKSLNQLAFSPKRQGFLETIIENDGSVDFSRKKLVGLCKTRKRDIAIFTASKLIEEHVDRIKEIRRAVDTELESCFEDAKQIAGDLDIVIKTPRVCSKQQHGENVSTSNPRDYYRSVVAIPFLDFFLSELNTRFQKEDLGAYSICSLLPANVTTISHEELSKLASELICWGSDLPCLSVKDLEKELRDWRRYCVNMSKETSDKLYNLLNLFNFVDGDVFPKVKIILHIGCVLPITTCEAERSFSGLRRIKSYMRSTMQEDRLTGLALMHLHHSLEIDQKEIVQSFFRQGKRRLFQSSLFS, from the exons ATGACATCCGAAGTGCCATCTTCGTCTCTTCCGTATAAACTCAATCAGCAAAATCAGGCACAgtatcaacacaacataaaGTTGCTTGAGAAAATAGTAGATGCGATCATTCTTTGTGGGAAACAAAATATTCCTCTCCGAGGACACAAAGATGATACCACAAGTGATTCCTCAAATAAAGGTTATTTCCTGGCAATATTACAGCTGTTGGCAAAGCATGATGAGCAGCTCTGGTCTCATCTACAAAAAGCAAAAAAGAATGCCTTATATACCAGCAAAACCATTCAGAATGAGGTTATCCAACTCATTGGAAATTACATCACAG ATACTAGAGAACACCCTGCCATCATTAAGGAGGAATTTCTTGACTTTGCAAATATAGGCAGAACTTCTGGGGAAACAATTGCTGATAAACTTATTGAAATCCTCCGCTTGCTTGCAATTCCGATTGAGAACATGCGAGGGCAAGCATACGATGGTGCAGCAGCAATGGCATCGGAAAAACGAGGGTGTCAGGGACGAATCAAGTCTCTAAACCAATTAGCTTT tTCCCCTAAACGACAAGGGTTTCTTGAGactattatagaaaatgatgGGTCTGTAGATTTTTCCAGAAAGAAACTAGTTGGACTCTGTAAGACTAG AAAAAGAGATATTGCCATTTTCACTGCAAGTAAGTTAATTGAGGAACACGTGGATAGGATCAAAGAAATTCGTAGAGCGGTAGATACCGAATTGGAGTCTTGCTTTGAAGATGCAAAACAAATTGCAGGCGACCTTGATATAGTGATTAAAACCCCAAGGGTTTGCTCCAAGCAGCAACACGGAGAAAATGTCTCCACAAGCAATCCAAGAGATTATTATAGATCTGTCGTGGCCATTCCATTTCTGGACTTTTTCCTCAGTGAATTAAATACGAGGTTTCAGAAAGAAGATCTGGGGGCATATTCGATATGCTCTTTGTTGCCTGCCAATGTGACAACTATTTCACACGAGGAATTGTCCAAACTTGCCTCAGAACTAATATGTTGGGGGAGCGACCTGCCTTGTCTTTCTGTAAAGGACTTGGAGAAAGAACTCAGAGATTGGAGACGTTATTGTGTTAACATGAGCAAAGAAACTTCAGACAAGCTCTACAATCTGCTCAATCTTTTCAACTTTGTAGATGGGGACGTTTTCCCGAAGGTGAAAATTATTCTTCACATTGGATGTGTTTTACCTATCACAACATGTGAGGCCGAAAGATCCTTTTCTGGATTAAGACGCATCAAGAGTTACATGCGCAGTACTATGCAAGAGGACAGATTGACTGGGCTTGCACTAATgcatcttcaccattcattagAAATTGACCAAAAGGAAATTGTACAATCATTTTTCAGGCAAGGAAAACGAAGATTATTTCAGTCAAGTCTCTTTAGCTAA
- the LOC125652649 gene encoding uncharacterized protein LOC125652649 gives MKRHPALQVETRFPPCKIQCTHRRSAFTCAWANMEPDHISSAEGANVTSYDIDQTSWILPLGDPLSKPDIPVDDTIREKVRTALKPLDSLAFNDQEESYYFSDDLTLDVQEQEISLGFVGNFGDSVGRTAMYNLLHKVFGSSSIRAVNIGGRSKMKMPSHRAFTYEVTNVTASSESSPLKPEEPTRKSPRVKTGLFASAFEKRTFDKDFTPDVVLDYYNTEMLCVEVKFQFDIRSVPQLQYLLMPVAMKQGVALGLLICTKSVLLMKCYTTTAKKKNFEI, from the exons atgaaaagacaCCCAGCCCTTCAAGTG gAGACTCGCTTCCCACCTTGCAAAATACAGTGCACACACCGGAGAAGTGCTTTCACCTGTGCTTGGGCTAACATGGAACCTGACCACATCTCATCAGCAGAGGGGGCTAATGTTACATCTTATGACATTGACCAAACGAGTTGGATTCTGCCTTTGGGTGACCCGCTTTCCAAGCCAGATATACCGGTGGACGACACTATTAGAGAAAAGGTCAGAACAGCCTTGAAGCCACTGGATTCTTTGGCTTTCAATGACCAGGAGGAATCATATTACTTCAGCGACGATC TTACTCTAGACGTGCAGGAGCAAGAAATTTCATTGGGGTTTGTAGGCAACTTTGGAGATTCTGTAGGCAGAACTGCGATGTATAATCTGCTCCACAAGGTATTCGGCTCAAGCAGCATTAGGGCGGTGAATATTGGTGGCAGAAGTAAGATGAAGATGCCATCACATCGGGCATTCACCTATGAAGTGACAAACGTTACTGCCTCAAGTGAATCTTCGCCTTTGAAACCTGAAGAGCCCACAAGAAAATCCCCAAGAGTAAAAACAGGTCTTTTTGCATCTGCATTTGAGAAGAGAACCTTTGACAAGGATTTCACACCAGACGTTGTATTAGATTATTACAATACGGAAATGTTGTGTGTTGAAGTCAAGTTCCAATTTGATATAAGATCTGTACCTCAACTCCAGTATCTCTTGATGCCAGTAGCAATGAAACAAGGTGTGGCTTTGGGGCTCTTGATCTGTACAAAAAGTGTGTTATTGATGAAATGTTACACTACaactgctaaaaaaaaaaactttgaaatttga